GAATAAAGTCCGGCTACTGTAATAATAATTGTCAGGAGCCAAACCGCGAGTTTATTTCTCATTACAAAATTGACAATTGATTTCATAAGTACCTCCAAGGAATAATTTTGACCATTTGCAACGTGTGCATTATGATAGAACTAACTAGTCAGTCATAGAACTTATGTAGCTCTAAGTAAATGTAAATTACCTCTATTAAGTAGAATGAGCTAGACTATAGATTCATATTAATGACTGCTTGGTCAGAAGTCAACGAATACCATTATACAACTATGGAGATAGTAATAGTACTGACAATGAAAGTGAATGCAAACTAGAAGTGACCGGTCAGTCAAAGGTCAGGCATAACGGTACTTACAATCATTGAAAGGCTGAGGGGTTGTAAATTTGACAGATAGAAAAATATTAATTATTGAAAAGGCAGCAGAATTATTTGCGGAAAAAGGTTTTGATGCAACGTCCGTGCAAGATATAACAGATGCTTGTGGGATCTCAAAAGGTTCATTCTACCTTTCATTCAAATCGAAAGATAATTTATTGTTCTCGATCTTTGAATACTTTACAAATAAATTAATGAAAAGAATGGCCGAACTAAAAGATATCAATATTGAAGCACGTGAACGACTGAAGTTGTTTTTTAAGGTTCAATTCGAAGAAATCGCACGTTATTCGGATTTTATTTTAATGCAAATGAGAGAGCAAACAAATCCAATTAATGAAGAAATGTTACAGCTTATGAACAATATGAGAAGAAGAACCTATCAGTTACAAGAGGATGTACTCCTTGATGTCTATGGAGAAAAAGTTGAGCGTCATCTGCCTGATCTTCATGTGCTATTACACGGAATACTGACAGGATATATTGAAATCATTATTTTTAATAAAGATTCTTTGAATTATGAGGCGTTAGCAAAGTTTTTAGTAGCAAGAACCGATTCAATCGTGGCTGGATTAACCGAACCACTTTTACGTCAGGAGCAATTAATTGGTTTTGAAATCGATATGAATGAGCTACTCCTGTCAACTTCAGAAATAATAGAAGAAATTCGAACGTTAAAACAAGAACGTCTCGAGGAAGATATACAAATCAGTTTGGATGTGATTGAAGAAGAACTGTTATCGGAGACCGTTCGAAAACCTGTTATATTAGGTATGATTTCAAATTTAAAAGAAGATATACGAACTGAAAAGGTAGTGCGTAAACTTCAGTTATACTTAAAAAATCTATAAAATAGATTACCTCAGCTTTAAAAGCGTAGCAATGTTGACTCAGAACATTTCTGCGCTTTTCCTATTGGATTGTTGTATGGGAGTTGACCAGCAACAAATGCTAAATATTAGAATAGCAGGTATAGAAGTTTAAATAAAAAAAGTGACACTTAATTGACTGGAGTGGAAAGCGTCCGCTCGGAACGGAAGTCAATGTTTTAACCAGTAACTCTATCTCAGGAATTATAAGTTGAATTCATTTTTTGACTTATCTAGTGGTGCTTTCACTTTAGTTGTAAAGTGCTGTAAAGTAGGAGTAAGTGTGTATTAAAAAAGGAGAGAGCAACTTGAAAATCTTTCATACAGCGGATTGGCATTTAGGGAAACTTGTTCAAGGTGTTTATATGACGGAAGAACAATCATATATATTAGAGCAGTTTATCGAAGCGATTGAAGAGGAGCAACCTGATGCAGTCATTATTGCAGGTGACTTATATGATCGGGCAGTGCCGCCAACAGAAGCGGTAGCCTTGTTTGACAATGTCCTTAAAAGTATAGTAGTAGACTTAGATGTACCAGTGATCGCAGTTGCTGGCAACCATGACAGTCCTGGTAGACTTCAGTTCGGTAGCCAATTTATGCGAGAAAATGGGTATTACATTGCCGGAAAGATGACGAAAGAAATTAAACCGGTGATTTTAAACGATGAATTTGGTGAAGTTCATTTTCATCTTGTGCCTTTTGCTGATCCTTCAGTCGTTCGGAACCTTTATGATGACGCCGAGATTACGAATCATCAAAGTGCCATGGCAAAAATAATGGAATCGATTTCCGCGAAAATAGATCATAAAGCAAGACATGTATTTGTAGGACATGCTTTTGTGACGCCGCATGGTGAAAGTGAAGAGAATACGAGTGATTCAGAAAGACCAATTGCGATTGGTGGGGCAGAATATGTTTCTGCTCGTTTATTTCAACCATTTCATTATACGGCATTAGGGCATTTACATCAGGCGCATTATGTGTTGAATGAAAACATTCGGTATGCAGGTTCGCCTCTAAAATATTCAATTTCAGAAGAACATCATAATAAAGGATTTTTCATCGTGAGCCTCGACGGGGAAGGTAACACGACGATTGAAAAGAGAGATTTAATTCCTAGAAGAGATATGCGTACAGTAGAGGGAACAATTGAAGAAATAGAAACCCATCCCGTAAGTGAAGATTATGTGTTTGTAAAATTACTAGATAAAACACCGGTATTATACCCAATGGAAAAAGTGCGGGCGATTTACCCGAATGCCATGCATGTAGAACGTAAAATTTACGCGTCTGAATCAAAAACGATCGGTACGGAAAGAAAGAACAGTAGCCAACAAACTGATATGGAGTTATTCCAATCCTTTTATAAAGAAATGAAAGGTGAAGAATTGGACGAGGAAACGAAAAAGCTGTTTGCAGAAGTTCTTCACGAAGTGATGAATGAGGAGGGAGCTGAACAATGAAACCAGTAAAGTTAAAAATGACAGCATTTGGTCCGTATAAAGAAACAGAAGTTATTGATTTTCAGGATTTACAAGAACACCTTTTATTCGTCATTTCAGGGGCAACAGGATCAGGTAAGACAACCATATTTGACGGGATTTGTTTCGCGCTCTACGGGGAAGCGAGTGGCGAAGATAGAACGGATATCCGAGCATTGCGAAGTGATTTTGCGGAAAATGATGTGCAAACTTCAGTCGAACTTGTTTTTGAAATTCATCGTCGTACATACCGAATTATGCGTCAAGTTCCTTATACGAAAATTGGTAATAAAACTGAAACATCTGCGCGCTGTGAGCTTTATGAATTAACAGCAGACGGAGAAGTTCCAGTGGTAGATAGACAAATGGTATCTGAGATTAATAAAAAAATAGAGTCATTAATTGGCTTTACACAAGCGCAATTTAGTCAGATTGTCATGTTGCCGCAAGGAGAATTTCGTAAGTTCTTGACATCTGATACTGAAAATAAAGAACTCATCATGAGAAAAATATTTAAGACAGATCAGTATCGTGAAATTGTCAAACGGCTACAAAAACAGAGGGATGAGGCAAAAGCTAAGTTGGATCAAGAAAGGCAACAAGAAAGAGCACTAGTTGAGCAGATTTCTGCTTCATTGCCAAACAGGGAGTCCGCAATATTTCACTTACTAGCCAGTGAGCATTATAATGCGCAACAAATTATTGAAGGTTTGAATGAAGAGCAGTTATTTTATGAAGAGAAAATTCGTAAGGACAAGGAAGCGTATGAGAAGGCTTATAAAAAACATGGGGAAATGGTGGACCGTTATCATGCTGCCAAATCTATTAATGAGCGTTTTACTGAGTTAGAACAGAGACAAAATACGTACCAACAATTAGTAGAGCAAATTCCTTTATTCGAACAGGAAGCTAAACGTCTTGAAAACGCGGAACGTGCAGTCGCAATCGAACAAATTGAATATCAGTTTGAAGAATTAACAAAAGAACTCGCTGCCAGAGAAGAGACTGTTACGAAATCGATTCATGCCGTTCAAGTAGCTGAAGAAAAGCTAGAGAAAGTGAAAGTTCAATATAAAATAGAAGAGGAAAAGCAGCAACAGTTGGAAGAAGTAAAAGAACAACTAGTCCGACTTCAAGACGCCTTACCCAAAGTGAAGGATTTAGCATCTAAACAACAACGACTTTATATGCTCGAAACTGAACGGAAAAATAATGACCAAAACCTGACAATGTTAACGGAACAGTCGGCTCAAGAGCGCGAGAAAGTTACCCAACTTACTGAACGAATTAACAAGAAGGAAGAAGCGATTATTTCATTAGACGAGAAGGCTGAACTTTTAACGAGTATCAATGAAAAATGTACCCTTGTTGATGAATACATCGCGCTACGAAAGCAAACAGAGATGTATGAGCAAACCAAAAATGCTCAAGCACAACTTTATGAAAATGCTCAATCGGCATATGATCAATTAACGAGCGACTGGTTAATGAATGAAGCTGCTACTCTAGCCGCAAAGCTGCATGAAGGTGAAGCTTGCCCAGTTTGCGGAAGCGCTGACCATCCGCAGAAGGCTCATGAAACTGATACTACCGTATCAAAAGAAGAGCTTGAAGAGAGAAAGAAGCAACTTGTGAATGTGGAAAGGGCCTATCGCATAGCGGATGCAGATTTCCAAAGTTCATTTAAACAGTTACAAAGTAAAGCACAAAGGTTTGCAGACATAGATGTTCATCTTGAGCAAATCGATGACGAAAGTCAAAAGCTACATGAAGAAAAATCCCTTGTTGAAAAAGAAGTGGCTGCGCTTCGGGCAATTAGACAAGAACTAGTCCAACTGAAAGAACAGTTAACGAATCAAAGGAAAGTGGCAGACGAAGCTGCAGACCGTAAACTAGCCATGGAAAGAAAAGTGTATGAAAGCAATGCTACA
This window of the Sporosarcina pasteurii genome carries:
- a CDS encoding TetR/AcrR family transcriptional regulator, encoding MTDRKILIIEKAAELFAEKGFDATSVQDITDACGISKGSFYLSFKSKDNLLFSIFEYFTNKLMKRMAELKDINIEARERLKLFFKVQFEEIARYSDFILMQMREQTNPINEEMLQLMNNMRRRTYQLQEDVLLDVYGEKVERHLPDLHVLLHGILTGYIEIIIFNKDSLNYEALAKFLVARTDSIVAGLTEPLLRQEQLIGFEIDMNELLLSTSEIIEEIRTLKQERLEEDIQISLDVIEEELLSETVRKPVILGMISNLKEDIRTEKVVRKLQLYLKNL
- a CDS encoding exonuclease SbcCD subunit D, whose amino-acid sequence is MKIFHTADWHLGKLVQGVYMTEEQSYILEQFIEAIEEEQPDAVIIAGDLYDRAVPPTEAVALFDNVLKSIVVDLDVPVIAVAGNHDSPGRLQFGSQFMRENGYYIAGKMTKEIKPVILNDEFGEVHFHLVPFADPSVVRNLYDDAEITNHQSAMAKIMESISAKIDHKARHVFVGHAFVTPHGESEENTSDSERPIAIGGAEYVSARLFQPFHYTALGHLHQAHYVLNENIRYAGSPLKYSISEEHHNKGFFIVSLDGEGNTTIEKRDLIPRRDMRTVEGTIEEIETHPVSEDYVFVKLLDKTPVLYPMEKVRAIYPNAMHVERKIYASESKTIGTERKNSSQQTDMELFQSFYKEMKGEELDEETKKLFAEVLHEVMNEEGAEQ
- a CDS encoding AAA family ATPase: MKPVKLKMTAFGPYKETEVIDFQDLQEHLLFVISGATGSGKTTIFDGICFALYGEASGEDRTDIRALRSDFAENDVQTSVELVFEIHRRTYRIMRQVPYTKIGNKTETSARCELYELTADGEVPVVDRQMVSEINKKIESLIGFTQAQFSQIVMLPQGEFRKFLTSDTENKELIMRKIFKTDQYREIVKRLQKQRDEAKAKLDQERQQERALVEQISASLPNRESAIFHLLASEHYNAQQIIEGLNEEQLFYEEKIRKDKEAYEKAYKKHGEMVDRYHAAKSINERFTELEQRQNTYQQLVEQIPLFEQEAKRLENAERAVAIEQIEYQFEELTKELAAREETVTKSIHAVQVAEEKLEKVKVQYKIEEEKQQQLEEVKEQLVRLQDALPKVKDLASKQQRLYMLETERKNNDQNLTMLTEQSAQEREKVTQLTERINKKEEAIISLDEKAELLTSINEKCTLVDEYIALRKQTEMYEQTKNAQAQLYENAQSAYDQLTSDWLMNEAATLAAKLHEGEACPVCGSADHPQKAHETDTTVSKEELEERKKQLVNVERAYRIADADFQSSFKQLQSKAQRFADIDVHLEQIDDESQKLHEEKSLVEKEVAALRAIRQELVQLKEQLTNQRKVADEAADRKLAMERKVYESNATIEKEQALFEQIIREIPEELRELTVLEQKISELTKQRNTLEHAWKEIQKQLEESRELVTSTTAARVHAIASRDDTKLKKEQAEKRFKEALEKSTFATKQAYQEAKMDEDSRQVLRTKIDDFKQQFYSVRKAVKELSSFLEGKQKLDLEKVEVLLTELKTAYEFALQAFNQSSSYYKSVEQLKEQMIRVTEQLSVLEKKFGQVEDLYDVIRGHNHLKLSFERYIQIEYLEQMIQSANERLRDVSNGQFELIRSDRQEVRGRQSGLGLDVYDAYTGQTRDVKTLSGGEKFNASLSLALGMADIIQSFQGAVSIDTMFIDEGFGTLDEESLTKAIDTLIDLQRAGRMIGVISHVEELKAAFPAILEVKKSKEGHSQTSFLIK